In one Chitinophaga sancti genomic region, the following are encoded:
- a CDS encoding glycosyltransferase, protein MLSIVICSIDPQRVRTVVANIDATVGVEHEVIIIDNAKELGGMGAGYNTGAARAKYDTICFMHDDVEFLTADWGKCVLSHFKSDTELGLIGIAGSRYKSKTISGWWTNQPKADCCNIYQRLLTGKDRKFLLRPVGKNGVAVPVKCLDGVWLCTRKKIWEEFPFNTADLKGFHFYDLDLSLRISQAYTVAVVYDVDLLHFSNGNFGDEWVRNAIYFHEQVNQVPLPVSLDVPAENAEAHVCKSWLQRLQIEKISWENRRLWVQAARGMDFPGAWFAVLGFYFPYVEKAKVKLKAMIS, encoded by the coding sequence ATGCTTTCTATCGTTATCTGTTCTATTGATCCCCAGCGCGTGCGCACGGTTGTTGCAAATATCGATGCCACTGTTGGGGTTGAACATGAAGTGATCATCATCGACAATGCCAAAGAGTTAGGGGGCATGGGGGCGGGGTATAATACCGGTGCCGCCCGTGCGAAGTATGATACCATCTGCTTTATGCATGATGATGTGGAATTCCTCACTGCCGACTGGGGTAAATGTGTGCTGTCGCATTTTAAGTCTGATACAGAACTGGGCCTGATCGGTATTGCCGGTAGCCGTTATAAAAGTAAAACGATTTCAGGCTGGTGGACGAATCAGCCCAAAGCAGATTGTTGTAATATATATCAAAGACTGCTCACTGGAAAGGACCGGAAATTCCTGCTGCGCCCTGTTGGGAAGAATGGAGTGGCGGTGCCGGTGAAATGTCTGGATGGAGTATGGTTGTGTACGCGTAAGAAGATCTGGGAGGAGTTTCCGTTTAATACTGCGGATCTGAAAGGGTTTCATTTTTATGATCTGGATCTAAGTTTGCGCATCTCCCAGGCATATACGGTGGCAGTTGTGTATGATGTGGATCTTTTGCATTTTTCAAACGGAAACTTTGGGGATGAGTGGGTGCGGAATGCCATCTACTTTCATGAGCAGGTGAACCAGGTGCCATTGCCGGTGAGCCTGGATGTGCCGGCAGAAAATGCGGAGGCGCATGTATGTAAGTCGTGGTTGCAGCGATTGCAGATTGAAAAGATCAGTTGGGAAAACCGGAGATTGTGGGTACAGGCGGCGAGGGGGATGGATTTCCCGGGTGCGTGGTTCGCAGTTTTAGGGTTTTATTTTCCTTATGTGGAGAAGGCGAAGGTGAAGTTGAAAGCGATGATATCATAA